Genomic segment of Pangasianodon hypophthalmus isolate fPanHyp1 chromosome 22, fPanHyp1.pri, whole genome shotgun sequence:
CGCGCGTTAAGGCTGAGGAGAATGAGTCTCCGCCCACTGGCTCGCGCGTCACTGCAGTCACCCGGAAGTGTATAgagtagggtttttttttttattttttatttatttttttcttttttttattttttaaacatcttcaCGCAGCAAACAGGCATGATCACTGTTGAGCACACCAACAATAAATCCAAGCAGCATGCTGGATTGTTACGAAATGGTACGAAACTTAAATGCTACGAATTTATATTCAAAGTGGGCAGTCTCCAGTGTTTCTGTTAATTACAGCATATGCAAAGTATTTTTAAGCTATCCAATTTccataaacaaatgttttattctcatTCAGATTTTTTATATCAATAAAATATTCCCGTTTCTAAACTATGATTTGCTGTGGTTATTGATGCTGTTCCTCTCAGAGTTAATCTACTTTTAAAATGCTCTGTTACGTCACATTTCCTCTCCTCGCTGTTGCACATCCATAGAACTAGTGTTACGGTGAATTTGCTTCTATTTCTAATCCAAACCCTGTGTTAGAAATAGACGAAGACTAGTATATTACTATATATGTGAATTTCCCTCAGGGATTGATaaagtgctctctctctctctctctctctctctcgctctctcttttattGGAGGTAGTTTCTTACAATATGCATTTTTATGGTTGTGCTGAAGAATAGAAAATCCTGTCTGTTCTGGCAATGCATACATTGTGATTTTGGAAGTACtgtgttgctgctgcttctctTTCTGCTGAATAATTACTTTAttggtttatattaaaaataataataataataataataaatagctttttgtataaatatgtttagaaattattttttccattatcaACATAATTACTTGgaaggattttttaaatcaaaatgtacatttttaaaacaaataagtaTCAAATACTTTGTTTGTCCAATCTGCATTTTCCTGAtcaaaagaaaacatgtttcagtgtgtgttatctTTCTTAAATGTTAGAACACTGCATTGCTAAATGCTCGTAATCAAACACCTGCCTTGTTCTGTAGAGATCCAGTGTGTATATAGTCTTCTAGGCTGGACATTCATTTCATGCTACTTGCTATAAAGTCAATGAGAATCCGCTACATGATCAGGGCTAGAATACCTGATCGCTTTGTAAATTACATTAGCACTCCTACCAACCAcagattttaattattaattggtAAAACAACGCTGAATAAAGACAACTGACGCTTTTAAGTGCACCGtgataatattttacaaaaataatggaAAGTAGTAAAATATTCTTCCTGATTTAGCCCCTTAAACCCTCAGGGTCCACTGGTGCATTCACACGTATATTCCTCACTCTTGCACCTACACACCTTTCCTGCagactgaataattcataatagttATTGAAGGTACTCAAGGAACCAGCCAACTCAGCATGAACCTGATCTTCAGCTTtcttattttactgtaaacacagtgtttaaaaaaaaaaagtagggaTTAAAAACACTCTCCACATCTTCCATAAACACAGCCATCGAGCGAGTGAGAGCaagcgagcgagcgagagagagcacTTGTTAATATAACCAGTACAGACAGGTATCAGGTGTGCTCTGTTAATTAGCCTATCACTATACACTCCTGTTAAACCATTCCCTCACCTGCTATTTCACCTCACAACCTTTTACTACAtttcagtacacactctccctctGCAAGATATTTGAAAACACGTTAAAACCTTTCTAACACGTTATCACATGCAAAATACTGATGTTTGTTAAGAAACACCACAAATTGTACACTAATGTCATAAAATTACACATATGCGCCATTCAGATCTTAGGGAATCACAGTTGCATGTACTAGTGCAGAGGTTCTCAAACCTTTTACAGTCAGACGCTTGTTCAGCATGGACCACTCAAATCAGgtttattttacaaactattaaaaaatagGAACATTACtttaaatgtgcacaataatagtttgtctatttattggaGTCAGAGAtgggtttttgtttatttctgaactCTTCACCAACAGaagctgtttttattaaaaatgttagtgGGTTATGGTTTCAGAAGCAGCAATGTCAGCTGAGCCACCAGCTCATCTACATGAGTGCAGTTTAACAACTATTATGTCTGTAAATATCAgtaatatgatacacagatttattattttacattattgcaccgatttatttactttcactttgttaacAATGTAGCATAAAAAGCAATAAAGCTGGAAAAGTAATTTGAAGCCTGTATGTGGCAGTTAACTGAAGTGTGGTTTGACACCTTCTTTACTGCGTTTctgctttaactatggaaaagacaACTAGTGAATTAATTTTCTGAATCACTAGTTGACTAGTAAAAATGAGTAGTCATGCAATCCCTACTACAGAGCAGTGTGGGTAGTCCAGGTCCTTTATGCCTCGTGCCCCTCTTTGGAAGAAAACAAATGTTAATTCTGATCATTAAActgaaaatcaaaagaaaattcttttttttttttttttttttttattaaaaaaaaataaacatcaggtGCAACTACTGAAAGGTTCAACCTTCCCATCATTGtctgaggtcatgtgaccagagATTTTCTACAATTACTGAAAAGGTAACATCATAAAAGTCCAGCTGATGTGCAGCTCTAGGAATCTAGTAAAAGTATTTACCAAATTCCTAAATAAAGAGGAAGATTTGTGTGTGCAGTCATATAAATTGTGTGTAGTTAGTGGTTATGTTGCtgatttacaaataattgtGCTGTAAATCACCTTACATGTGAagtcaagagagaaaaatggatgTAAAAGAATTTTTCTGTAGTAATTGTTCAAAAACTGTTTACAACACaacatgaacataaaaataaaatcataggCATGCACGCATGTGTGTTCATAAAGTACATGTAAAGAAAATCCTCTTACAGGATCTTCACATGCTAGCGGTATCAGAGGTGTGAGAGTCTCTGTTTGTGAAGTTAAATCACACAGCAGGTGATACTCTTCAACTTTCCCACCTAAAACCGATctgttattttatgttaaacATGCAATCTTCTGTTGCCCCGTTAATAATTTGTATTTACTGAATTGTgtgtattcaattcaattcactacagttcaattctattcaattctatttgGAGGCACTCTTAACAGAGCcttaatgagcgagccagaggtgatgatggtgaggaaaaactgatgatatgaggaagaaaccttgagaggaaccagactcagaaggaacccatcctcatctgggtgacacccgatagtgcgactATAAATAATTACCATGTTTATGAGGCTTGCGTGTTAAGTTTGCACAAACCTTAATAAATCAGGGTTTATATTGGgcagcacagttttttttttttttttttttttttttttagtgaaacacacacagccttaaatattaaaaataacatcagCAGTAAACTGAATGATAAGTAACTCACAGCATTAAGGATGTTCTACTGTTAATTGTCCTGCTAATGAATCACAGAGAACTGATGAGTAAGAATCATCACAGTCCACATTAATGGGAATCATTAGCTTGTTATTTtggaaataaacatttagaGTTACTCACCTCTTATCAATTGTAGCTGCactaaatatttctaaaacaaataaagtaataaatctgAAGGTCACTTCATGCAGGGTGTAACTCAGTGTTCATTTCCACTCCTCAGGTCCCAGCATCGTTCATGGGCAGAAAGTTCTGTGTGAAAGTGTTTGGTTTCTGATACACAGCACTCCCCGCAGGCCACACCCAGACAGCCCTGTGAACAGAGAACCGATCTGAGGTCGGCACGTTATTGTGTGATGGCTGCTTGTTTCTGATGGACAATGTTTCCCGCAGACGGGAATTAGACTTGGAATAAAATTGGACAGGATGGAGCTAGTGTGAGAGTTCTATAGAGAGTTAAGGCTCCTTAATTCTAATGATGGGCTGTGAGGATCAGGATGGAGCCGAAGCTCCTCTCGATGCCTGTAGGTTACTCACACATCACCGAGAGGTTTTAGTGGAACTGGTGAAAAATACACAGTGCATTTTAGACAACCTGAAGATGAATGGCTTCATCTGCAATGAAGACATTGAGATTATCCAGCGTTCATTCACTAAAACAGAGCAGGTACGTAAacatgtctctctcacacatacacacatttaaatactttttccCTAGATCCTAAAGgccaaaaaacttttttataatCAGGTGCGTAAAATCTTGGAGTTGGTGCAGAGTAAAGGTGAAGAGGCTTCTGCGTATTTTATTCACATTCTGTACCAGGCATATGACGCATTCATCGACCTTCGGCCTTGGTTTAACACAATTCACTACAAACCTGCCGAGTGTGTGAAGGACATACCTGTGATTAACACAGACCCCAGTGAGTGTATTAATCAAAATCACATAGAAATTATCTCCTGTCCAAAACTTTATTCACTAACACAGGGTTTTGTTTTCAGTTAGTAGATACAGTGAGAAACTCAGACAGGAACTTGGCAGAGACACTCAGTTCCTCACCTCTTACTCTCAGAAGGAAGAGACGCGACTGGAGGagttttatacagacacacagatggaAATCCTGAATGAGCGAGGAGAGAGTCTGGGCTTCCTGAAGAGTCTGGATGAGATTCTAGGAGAAGAAGGTGTGTTTAACCAGCAGGCTGGGACCATCTTAATCACAGGTGATGCTGGAGTGGGAAAATCTATTCTGCTTCAGAAACTACAGAACCTGTGGTCCAAAAGAGAGCTGAACACCAGAGCAAAGTTCTTCTTCACATTCAGATGCAGAATGTTCAGCACCTTTAAGGAGACTGATGAGATCTCAGTGAAGGATCTGATATTCAAACACAATTGCTATCCAGATGAAGACCCGGATGGCGAGGTGTTCAGCTACATCCTGCGATTTCCAGAGTCCATACTTTTCACGTTTGATGGATATGATGAAATCCAGATGGACTTTGATCTAGAAAACATACCAGAGGTGGTTTCTCCTGAGGAAAGGACACACCCACTTTTAGTTCTCATGAACCTGCTGAGAGGAAAATTGCTCAAAGGTTCCAGAAAAATCCTAACGGCTCGAACCGGCACAGAAATCCAGAGCAGAGTGATCCGGAAGAAAGTGTTTCTTAGAGGCTTCTCACCAGAACACCTCAAACAATATCTGTCTCATCATTTTCCCGTGCAGGAGCAGAGGGATATGGTATCTGTGCAGCTGGACGCAAACCCTCACCTCTGTGGTCTCTGCTCTTTCCCATTGTTCAGCTGGATCATTTTCAAGAGCTTTAAGCACCTTCAGAGTGTGTACGATGATGTCGAGCTGCCGGACTCATGCATCACTCTCACCAACGTCTTCCTCCTGCTGGCGGAGGTGTCCCTGAGCCGGAGCAGTACGAGTGCTGGACTCTTGAATAGAAGCACACGCTGCACCGTAGACACATTTAAATCAGGGCTGAAGGTGCTCTCTGCCTTCGCCAAGCTTGCACTGCTGGGTCTGGAAAAGAGCAGCTTCATTTACACCCATGATGAGGTTTCATCCTGTGGCCTTAGCGATGACGACATACAAGTTGGATTTCTGAGGCCCGTCAGTCACTACAACACATGTGGCACTTTGGCAACTTACGAGTTTCTCCATGTGACACTGCAGGCATTTCTGGCTGCATTTTGTCTCATCTTGGATCTGCACATCATTCCTGATGGGATCCTGAGGTTCTTCTCTAAGTGTGAATACCATAAGGCATCCCAATTGACCTGCCTGTCCTGTTTGGGGACATCGTCCCATCCAAGAAATTCAGATCCCTTTCAGACGAATGAGCACTTTCAGTTCACAAACCTGTTCCTGTGCGGCCTGTTATCCAAATCCAACGCCTTCCTCCTGGAGCACCTTGTCCCTCCAGCATCACTGAAGAAAAAGCGAAAGGCTCTGAAGTACTACTTTTCCTCCAGCGTAAAGACACACCTGAGTGGCCTGCCTCGCTACCCAAGCACCGACATCAAGGGAAATAAAGTGCATGTGATGCCAAACTTCCTGTGGATGCTGCGCTGTATATTTGAGACTCACAGCGAGGACGTGGCTCGTCTGACAGCTAAAGGAATCTCAGCAGATTACCTCAAACTGGCATACTGTAACATCTACTCAGCCGACTGCAGCGCTCTCAACTTCGTCCTTCATCACCACAGGAAGTATTTAGCAGTCGATCtggacaacaacaacatcagcgACTATGGTGTGAAGCAGCTCACTCCTTTGTTTAGCAAAATGACCGTAGTCAGGTATGACACATTTCAAACAGCTCACAGATAAAAGCTTGCCAGTGGAGCTACCCTGTTCCCCCATGTTCCCTTGTTCCAAGTTTTCTCACTGCTCTCAGTGTTCCACTGTTCTCGGTGTTTCCCTTTTTCCAGTGTTCATCTTCCTGGTTGCAGGAATTCTACTACTTTTAGAAATCTGCATTCACAcggtgaccctgatcaggatgtagcgtttactgaagatgaatgaattaaagtcATTCTGGATTCttgcacattttgtttaaagtCATTCTGGATTCttgcacattttgtttaaagtCATTCTGGATTCttgcacattttgtttaaagtCATTCTGGATTCttgcacattttgtttaaagtCATTCTGGATTCTTGCACATGTTTTAGGTTTTGTGTGAATCAGCTGACCGACAGCAGTGTGGAAGTTTTGGCTACAGAACTCATCAAACACAAAATCGTTAAGGTTTTGGGGTAATTTCacataaagtaataaatattagctctgtatttgtttattacatATAAGTCATATAAATTGATATAAATTAGTAAATGTTTCTCTGTTAATACATTTACAGACTTTACAAGAATCACATCACAGATGTCGGAGCCAAACTGGTGGCACAGATAATCGATGAATGTCCTCACCTGAGAACTGTCAAGTAagaatgcattttattacactttaaaCACTGTTACTCAGCAATGTTTCCTAGTTGCCTTGTTTCTATGTTTTCAGTCGCATTTTTTTCTCGTC
This window contains:
- the nod1 gene encoding nucleotide-binding oligomerization domain-containing protein 1 → MMGCEDQDGAEAPLDACRLLTHHREVLVELVKNTQCILDNLKMNGFICNEDIEIIQRSFTKTEQVRKILELVQSKGEEASAYFIHILYQAYDAFIDLRPWFNTIHYKPAECVKDIPVINTDPISRYSEKLRQELGRDTQFLTSYSQKEETRLEEFYTDTQMEILNERGESLGFLKSLDEILGEEGVFNQQAGTILITGDAGVGKSILLQKLQNLWSKRELNTRAKFFFTFRCRMFSTFKETDEISVKDLIFKHNCYPDEDPDGEVFSYILRFPESILFTFDGYDEIQMDFDLENIPEVVSPEERTHPLLVLMNLLRGKLLKGSRKILTARTGTEIQSRVIRKKVFLRGFSPEHLKQYLSHHFPVQEQRDMVSVQLDANPHLCGLCSFPLFSWIIFKSFKHLQSVYDDVELPDSCITLTNVFLLLAEVSLSRSSTSAGLLNRSTRCTVDTFKSGLKVLSAFAKLALLGLEKSSFIYTHDEVSSCGLSDDDIQVGFLRPVSHYNTCGTLATYEFLHVTLQAFLAAFCLILDLHIIPDGILRFFSKCEYHKASQLTCLSCLGTSSHPRNSDPFQTNEHFQFTNLFLCGLLSKSNAFLLEHLVPPASLKKKRKALKYYFSSSVKTHLSGLPRYPSTDIKGNKVHVMPNFLWMLRCIFETHSEDVARLTAKGISADYLKLAYCNIYSADCSALNFVLHHHRKYLAVDLDNNNISDYGVKQLTPLFSKMTVVRFCVNQLTDSSVEVLATELIKHKIVKVLGLYKNHITDVGAKLVAQIIDECPHLRTVKLGYNHITAVGATFLAEAIRKSKSIFDVGMWGNSIGDDGAHAFAEAIKNHSSLTNLSLSANEITSEGGISLARALTLNSSLHIFWLIQNNISDDAAVELAKAFQKNSALTHLMLNYNQFSAHGVEHLAEGLKHNTTIKEVNLKGNQISVEDEFRFKEEKRLRFC